One window of Mesorhizobium loti R88b genomic DNA carries:
- the ligD gene encoding DNA ligase D yields MAALEQYNAKRDFKKTSEPAGKVVRGTKAGGIFVIQKHAATRLHYDFRLEHDGVLWSWAVTRGPSLDPHEKRLAVHVEDHPIDYASFEGTIPKGEYGGGSVIVWDEGTWVPEIDPAKAMKKGHISFELKGHKLHGLWHLVRLKPRAGEKRDNWLLIKSDDAAARPGEDILKEAPQSVKSGLTIEEVGEGKSAKGETPKVWHSNKPAAGKAKAAGRKLDFIEPQLATLERDAPGGKDWLHEVKFDGYRMQAQIAGTDVRLLTRTGLDWTEKFGGEIAAELAGLKCTDAIIDGEIVVLADSGVSSFALLQQDLSAKRTNRFIYYVFDVMRLDGKDLRAEPLVERKQALQELLSKQPDNPAVRFSDHFSEPGKIMLEHACRMGLEGVVSKRADAPYRSGRGPTWVKSKCTARQEFVIGGFLPSDKTGRGLRSLLVGFYEDGKLRYAGRVGTGFSTKGANELKKKLDALKAEDSPFDAAVPRGKGLVWVKPELVGEVEFRSWTSDRIIRHASFQGLREDKPAEDVVQEKPKAATGQNATKAKPASGGTGKSAGAMTTSVKLSHPDKLLWPEEKISKQGLLDHYAQVWPRIEQFVVNRPLSLVRAPDGVGGPRFFQKHASAGMSDKIARMKDPTDGEEILFIRDFDGVAALVQYGVVEIHIWGCTIDKLEQPDQIIFDLDPDEGVDVKAVREAALDIRGKLDELSLPNFVKTSGGKGYHVLVPLKPSADWDAVKTFTHDFAKALEQSAPDRYTATLSKKARTGKIFVDYLRNGRGSTTVAPYSSRAKKGATVSMPVTWAEIEAGLAPNAFPIGDKTTMKQLAEADPWNGFFEQGKVLKRISSS; encoded by the coding sequence ATGGCCGCCCTCGAACAGTACAACGCCAAGCGCGATTTCAAGAAGACGTCGGAGCCGGCCGGCAAGGTTGTCCGCGGCACGAAAGCCGGTGGCATCTTCGTCATCCAGAAACATGCCGCGACCAGGCTGCACTATGATTTTCGTCTCGAGCATGACGGCGTGCTGTGGAGCTGGGCGGTGACGCGCGGGCCTAGCCTCGATCCGCACGAAAAACGGCTCGCGGTGCATGTCGAGGATCATCCGATCGACTATGCCTCCTTCGAGGGCACGATCCCCAAGGGCGAATATGGCGGCGGTTCAGTGATCGTCTGGGACGAGGGCACATGGGTGCCCGAAATCGATCCGGCAAAGGCGATGAAAAAGGGCCATATCAGCTTCGAGCTCAAGGGCCACAAGCTTCATGGGCTGTGGCATCTGGTGCGGCTGAAGCCGAGGGCGGGCGAAAAACGCGACAACTGGCTGCTGATCAAGTCGGACGATGCCGCGGCACGGCCCGGCGAGGATATTCTGAAGGAGGCGCCGCAATCGGTGAAATCAGGCCTGACGATCGAGGAGGTGGGCGAGGGCAAGTCGGCCAAGGGCGAGACGCCAAAGGTCTGGCATTCCAACAAGCCGGCTGCAGGCAAGGCGAAGGCTGCAGGTCGCAAACTCGACTTCATCGAACCGCAACTTGCGACGCTGGAGCGGGATGCACCCGGCGGCAAGGATTGGCTGCACGAGGTGAAATTCGATGGCTATCGCATGCAGGCGCAGATCGCCGGCACCGATGTGCGGCTCTTGACCCGCACCGGCCTCGACTGGACGGAGAAATTCGGCGGTGAAATCGCTGCCGAACTGGCAGGGCTGAAATGCACCGACGCCATCATCGACGGCGAGATCGTCGTGCTGGCCGACAGCGGTGTTTCGTCCTTCGCGCTGCTGCAGCAGGATTTGTCGGCGAAGCGGACAAACCGCTTCATCTACTACGTCTTCGATGTCATGCGGCTCGACGGCAAGGATTTGCGCGCCGAGCCGTTGGTCGAGCGCAAGCAGGCCCTGCAGGAGCTGCTCAGCAAGCAGCCGGACAATCCGGCGGTGCGTTTCTCCGACCACTTTTCCGAGCCCGGCAAGATCATGCTTGAGCATGCCTGCCGCATGGGGCTGGAAGGCGTCGTGTCAAAACGCGCCGATGCACCCTATCGCAGCGGGCGCGGGCCGACATGGGTGAAATCGAAATGCACGGCGCGGCAGGAATTCGTCATCGGCGGCTTTCTGCCTTCTGACAAGACCGGGCGTGGGCTGCGCTCGCTGCTGGTCGGCTTCTATGAAGACGGCAAACTGCGCTATGCCGGCCGTGTCGGCACCGGCTTCTCCACCAAGGGTGCAAACGAGCTGAAGAAGAAGCTCGATGCGCTGAAGGCAGAGGATTCGCCTTTCGACGCGGCCGTGCCGAGGGGCAAGGGCCTGGTTTGGGTCAAGCCGGAATTGGTCGGGGAAGTGGAGTTTCGCAGCTGGACGTCCGATCGTATAATACGCCATGCCTCGTTCCAGGGGCTGCGCGAGGACAAGCCGGCGGAGGACGTTGTACAGGAAAAGCCCAAGGCAGCGACAGGCCAAAACGCAACCAAGGCCAAGCCGGCGTCAGGCGGCACCGGCAAATCCGCCGGGGCGATGACGACCAGCGTCAAACTCTCCCACCCCGACAAGCTGCTGTGGCCCGAGGAGAAAATCTCCAAGCAGGGCCTGCTCGACCATTACGCGCAGGTTTGGCCACGCATTGAGCAATTCGTCGTCAACCGGCCGCTCAGCCTGGTGCGGGCGCCGGACGGCGTCGGCGGACCGCGCTTCTTCCAGAAGCATGCCTCGGCCGGCATGAGCGACAAGATCGCGCGCATGAAGGACCCCACAGATGGCGAGGAGATCCTGTTCATCCGGGATTTCGACGGGGTCGCGGCCCTCGTCCAGTACGGCGTGGTCGAAATCCACATCTGGGGCTGCACGATCGACAAGCTTGAACAACCCGACCAGATCATCTTCGATCTCGATCCCGATGAAGGCGTCGATGTCAAAGCGGTGCGCGAGGCGGCACTCGACATCAGGGGCAAGCTCGACGAACTGTCGCTGCCGAACTTCGTCAAGACATCGGGCGGCAAGGGTTATCATGTGCTGGTGCCGCTGAAGCCATCGGCGGATTGGGACGCGGTAAAAACCTTCACCCATGACTTCGCCAAGGCGCTGGAGCAGTCCGCCCCAGACCGCTATACGGCGACCCTGTCGAAGAAGGCGCGAACGGGAAAAATCTTCGTCGACTATCTGCGCAATGGCAGGGGCTCGACAACGGTCGCGCCCTACTCCTCGCGGGCCAAGAAAGGCGCGACGGTGTCGATGCCGGTGACATGGGCCGAGATCGAGGCTGGCCTGGCGCCGAACGCTTTTCCGATCGGCGACAAGACGACGATGAAGCAGCTGGCGGAAGCTGATCCGTGGAATGGGTTCTTCGAGCAGGGGAAGGTGTTGAAGCGGATTTCGTCATCCTAG
- a CDS encoding antibiotic biosynthesis monooxygenase family protein, whose translation MIAVIFEVQPAEGRRDAYLGIAAELRPLLDGIDGFISIERFQSLADTNRILSLSFWRDEEAVKAWRTTEEHRQAQQAGRGGIFAGYRLRIAHVVRDYGLTERDEAPADSRAMNG comes from the coding sequence GTGATCGCCGTCATCTTCGAGGTGCAGCCCGCGGAGGGCCGGCGCGATGCCTATCTCGGCATCGCCGCCGAGCTCCGGCCCCTACTCGACGGCATCGACGGGTTCATCTCGATCGAGCGCTTCCAGAGCCTGGCCGACACCAACCGCATCCTGTCGCTGTCATTCTGGCGCGACGAGGAAGCGGTGAAGGCCTGGCGCACCACCGAGGAACACCGGCAAGCGCAGCAAGCCGGTCGCGGCGGTATCTTTGCCGGCTATCGTTTGCGCATCGCGCATGTGGTGAGGGATTACGGGCTGACCGAGAGGGATGAGGCGCCGGCGGACAGCCGAGCGATGAATGGGTAA
- a CDS encoding RNA polymerase sigma factor: MDSRPEIARAAAEAAARQSYGKLVAWLAARTRDVAAAEDALADAFAAALERWPRSGVPEKPEAWLLAVARRRRVDSVRRRLTREAARDHLKLIAEEMEARMTDEDLPDERLRLMFACAHPAIEPGVRAPLILQAVLGFDAATIASAFLVSPATMGQRLVRAKTRIRETGIPFRVPERAELGERLDAVLEAIYAAFAEGWSDPAGTETRARNLATEGIWLGRLVATLMPQEPEALGLLALMLFAEARRAARRSAEGDFVPLAEQDCDLWDRALIDEAEVLLSHAAARGAIGRYQLEAAVQSAHAARRLTGRTDWVAIRELYDALLLIAGSPVVAINRAVALAETEGALAGLAALYVLGDDKRLNEYQPFWAARAGLLARLGQVPLASEAYDRAIGLERDPAVRRFLQGKRALLRN; the protein is encoded by the coding sequence ATGGACAGTCGCCCGGAGATCGCCCGGGCGGCCGCTGAGGCCGCCGCCCGGCAGAGTTATGGCAAGCTGGTCGCCTGGCTCGCGGCGCGCACGCGTGATGTGGCCGCCGCCGAGGATGCGCTGGCCGACGCCTTTGCCGCCGCGCTCGAACGCTGGCCGCGGTCAGGCGTGCCTGAAAAGCCGGAAGCCTGGCTGTTGGCGGTGGCGCGTCGTCGCCGCGTTGATTCGGTTCGCCGGCGGCTCACCCGGGAGGCGGCCCGTGATCATCTCAAGCTGATTGCCGAAGAGATGGAGGCGCGCATGACCGACGAAGACCTGCCCGACGAACGGTTGCGGCTGATGTTTGCCTGCGCGCATCCGGCGATCGAACCTGGCGTGCGGGCGCCGCTGATCCTGCAGGCCGTGCTGGGCTTCGATGCCGCCACGATCGCCTCCGCCTTCCTGGTCTCACCGGCAACGATGGGCCAGCGCCTGGTGCGCGCCAAGACCCGCATCCGCGAAACCGGCATTCCGTTCCGCGTGCCCGAGCGGGCCGAGCTCGGCGAGCGGCTGGATGCCGTGCTGGAGGCGATCTACGCCGCCTTCGCCGAAGGTTGGTCGGATCCGGCCGGCACGGAGACCAGGGCGCGCAACCTCGCCACCGAAGGCATCTGGCTCGGCCGCCTGGTGGCCACGCTGATGCCGCAAGAGCCGGAAGCGCTTGGCCTGCTGGCGTTGATGCTGTTTGCCGAGGCGCGCCGCGCTGCACGGCGCAGTGCCGAAGGCGACTTCGTGCCGCTGGCGGAGCAGGATTGCGATCTGTGGGATCGCGCTCTCATCGATGAGGCGGAGGTGCTTCTGTCCCACGCCGCGGCGCGCGGCGCCATCGGCCGCTACCAGCTCGAGGCGGCCGTACAGTCGGCCCATGCGGCGCGACGGCTGACCGGCCGCACCGACTGGGTGGCGATCCGCGAGCTCTACGATGCGCTGCTTTTGATCGCTGGATCGCCGGTGGTGGCGATCAACCGCGCCGTGGCGCTTGCCGAGACGGAGGGCGCTTTGGCCGGGCTGGCCGCCCTTTACGTGCTGGGCGACGACAAGCGGCTCAATGAGTATCAGCCTTTTTGGGCGGCCCGAGCCGGTCTCCTCGCCAGGCTGGGCCAGGTACCGCTGGCAAGCGAGGCCTATGACAGGGCGATCGGCCTCGAGCGCGATCCGGCTGTGCGCCGGTTCCTGCAAGGCAAACGCGCATTGCTGCGAAATTGA
- a CDS encoding thiol-disulfide oxidoreductase DCC family protein, with amino-acid sequence MTEPNRPSKPFAASHPLIVFDGVCVLCSGFVRMVVRLDRQGRFRFATAQSPFGEALFRKHGLRTDSYETNLVLIDGAFFTHLDSLVAVMSELSWPWRVAKALLLLPRPLRDWLYNRIAKNRYALFGRKDSCDIPSAALRGRFLG; translated from the coding sequence GTGACCGAGCCAAACCGTCCCTCTAAACCCTTCGCTGCAAGCCATCCGCTGATCGTCTTCGACGGCGTCTGCGTGCTCTGCTCCGGCTTCGTGCGCATGGTCGTCAGGCTCGACCGCCAGGGCCGCTTCCGCTTCGCCACCGCCCAATCTCCGTTTGGCGAGGCGCTGTTCAGGAAGCATGGGCTGCGCACGGACTCCTACGAAACCAATCTCGTCCTCATCGACGGCGCCTTCTTCACCCACCTCGACAGCCTTGTCGCCGTCATGTCGGAACTCAGCTGGCCATGGCGCGTAGCGAAGGCGCTGTTGCTGCTGCCACGACCGCTGCGCGACTGGCTGTACAATCGCATCGCCAAAAATCGCTACGCCCTCTTCGGTCGAAAGGACAGCTGCGACATTCCATCGGCCGCGCTGAGAGGACGGTTCCTTGGCTAG
- a CDS encoding Ku protein, translated as MAPRPAWKGYLKLSLVTCAVELTNVVTHTEKVSFRVLNRKTGNTVKRIYIDAETGKPLGDGDEIKGYELDGGDFVHIDEDEIEAVQIESSHTMSLDGFIDKASIQQIYLDTPYYVAPADKVSEEAFAVIRDAMAGKKMAGLARIVLYNRERPVVIEPLGKGMVLTTLRYDNTVRQPDSVFGEIKAVKTDQEMTDLAELIIDKKKAKFDPSKFDDKYEDALLELIRAKKAGKKAPTAKATPKPSNVVDLFDALKKSLSSDSASPKTSSAKAKPEAKRNKPKAAAPKRKSA; from the coding sequence ATGGCGCCACGTCCTGCCTGGAAGGGCTATCTGAAGCTGTCGCTGGTCACTTGTGCCGTGGAGCTGACCAACGTCGTCACCCATACCGAAAAGGTCTCGTTCCGGGTGCTGAACCGCAAGACCGGCAACACGGTCAAGCGCATCTATATCGATGCCGAGACCGGCAAGCCGTTGGGCGATGGCGACGAGATCAAGGGCTATGAACTCGACGGCGGCGATTTCGTCCATATCGATGAAGACGAGATCGAGGCGGTGCAGATCGAATCCTCGCACACGATGAGCCTTGACGGTTTCATCGACAAAGCCTCGATCCAGCAGATTTATCTCGATACGCCCTATTATGTCGCGCCGGCCGACAAGGTGTCGGAGGAGGCGTTTGCCGTCATCCGCGATGCCATGGCCGGCAAGAAGATGGCCGGGCTAGCGCGTATCGTGCTCTACAACCGGGAACGGCCCGTGGTCATCGAGCCGCTGGGCAAGGGCATGGTGCTGACGACGCTGCGCTACGACAATACGGTGCGCCAGCCGGACAGCGTGTTCGGCGAGATCAAGGCGGTGAAGACCGACCAGGAGATGACCGATCTGGCCGAACTGATCATCGACAAGAAGAAAGCCAAATTCGATCCGTCGAAGTTCGATGACAAATATGAGGACGCGCTGCTCGAACTGATCCGTGCCAAGAAAGCAGGCAAAAAGGCACCGACGGCCAAGGCGACGCCCAAACCCTCCAACGTCGTCGACCTGTTCGACGCGCTGAAGAAGAGCCTGTCATCGGATTCAGCCTCGCCGAAAACGTCGTCCGCGAAAGCCAAGCCAGAGGCCAAACGCAACAAGCCGAAAGCCGCCGCGCCCAAGCGCAAATCGGCCTGA
- a CDS encoding DUF1127 domain-containing protein: MTARTTFTPFPGRQSFPFIDWVRMRLLARWYDRYLQRRDLSEVDDHLLRDLGLTREDVRRECAKSFWRS; this comes from the coding sequence ATGACCGCACGAACCACCTTCACCCCGTTCCCCGGCCGCCAATCGTTCCCGTTCATCGACTGGGTTCGTATGCGGCTTCTGGCCCGCTGGTATGACCGTTACCTGCAACGCCGTGACCTTTCGGAGGTCGACGACCACCTGCTGCGCGACCTCGGCCTGACCCGGGAGGACGTGCGCCGCGAATGCGCGAAGTCCTTCTGGCGGTCATGA
- a CDS encoding alpha/beta fold hydrolase — protein MSKQQLSLLAETVPVTISDQGQGRPFLLLHGGAGAGSMSGLAQALSKNGRAIVPTHPGFDGEPRPQGFASINDLALAYLALIEWLDLTDVVLVGNSAGGWIAAEMALRQSPRIAGLVLLNAVGIDPDPAGRPITDPTTLPPAERSALAFHNPQLYALAPSGPDAVAAMAENQKTLRLYSGEDFMVEPTLRSRLARMPVPTIVAWGESDRIVDIDYGRRYAGSIAGANFERIAEAGHFPHIEKLDEVVRLVGNFAGRL, from the coding sequence ATGTCGAAACAGCAATTGAGCCTGTTGGCCGAAACCGTTCCCGTAACCATCTCCGATCAGGGGCAAGGTCGGCCGTTCCTGCTCCTGCACGGCGGCGCCGGGGCAGGTTCGATGTCGGGTCTCGCGCAGGCGCTTTCCAAAAACGGCCGTGCGATCGTGCCGACGCATCCGGGTTTCGATGGCGAGCCGCGCCCGCAGGGCTTTGCCAGCATCAACGATCTGGCGCTTGCCTACCTCGCTTTGATCGAGTGGTTGGACCTGACGGATGTGGTGCTGGTCGGCAACTCGGCCGGCGGCTGGATCGCCGCCGAAATGGCGCTTCGCCAGTCGCCCCGCATCGCCGGGCTGGTCCTTCTCAATGCGGTTGGGATCGATCCGGACCCGGCGGGGCGGCCGATCACCGACCCGACGACGCTGCCGCCGGCGGAACGCTCGGCGCTGGCCTTCCACAATCCGCAGCTCTACGCGCTTGCCCCATCGGGCCCGGACGCCGTCGCCGCCATGGCGGAAAACCAGAAGACCTTGCGGCTCTATTCCGGCGAGGATTTCATGGTTGAGCCAACGCTCAGGTCGCGGCTGGCACGAATGCCCGTGCCGACCATCGTCGCATGGGGCGAAAGCGACCGCATCGTGGATATCGACTATGGCCGGCGCTATGCCGGCAGCATCGCCGGTGCCAATTTCGAGCGGATCGCCGAAGCCGGCCATTTCCCACATATAGAGAAGCTCGACGAGGTGGTGCGCCTAGTCGGCAACTTCGCCGGCAGATTGTAA
- a CDS encoding MarR family winged helix-turn-helix transcriptional regulator yields the protein MQWNALREIDRNPGATMHALAVLTFNSDQAFGTLAIRLLRQGWIERQIGPGRANAHRLTAEGEAMLQRGRKRVLDIVARSFSPLSQEERESLMRLLNKLLEHGLDDPSEDPLAR from the coding sequence GTGCAGTGGAATGCGCTGCGCGAGATCGACCGCAACCCCGGCGCCACGATGCACGCGCTGGCAGTGCTGACATTCAATTCCGATCAGGCTTTCGGCACGCTGGCGATCCGGTTGCTCCGCCAGGGCTGGATCGAGCGCCAGATCGGCCCGGGCCGCGCCAACGCACATCGCCTTACAGCCGAAGGCGAGGCGATGCTGCAGCGTGGGCGTAAACGCGTTCTCGATATTGTCGCCAGGTCATTCTCCCCCCTTAGCCAAGAGGAGCGGGAGAGCCTGATGCGGTTGCTCAACAAATTGCTGGAGCACGGCCTGGACGATCCTTCGGAGGACCCGCTGGCCCGCTGA
- the cysK gene encoding cysteine synthase A has protein sequence MNKPVTSARVPGRGRIYDSITDTIGDTPLVRLDKFAKEKGIVANLIAKLEFFNPIASVKDRIGVAMIEALEAAGKISPGKTTLVEPTSGNTGIALAFAAAAKGYKLILTMPETMSVERRKMLALLGAELVLTEGPKGMKGAIAKADELAATIPNAIIPQQFENPANPEIHRTTTAEEIWNDTQGEVDIFVAGIGTGGTITGVGQVLKKRKPSVQIVAVEPEASPVLSGGQPGPHKIQGIGAGFAPKILDTTIYDEIVKVSNEDSVANARLVARLEGVPVGISSGAALQAAIVVGSRPENKGKTLVVIIPSFAERYLSTILFEGLGA, from the coding sequence ATGAACAAGCCTGTCACCTCCGCCCGCGTCCCCGGCCGCGGCCGCATCTACGATTCCATCACCGATACGATCGGCGATACACCGCTGGTGCGGCTCGACAAATTCGCCAAGGAGAAGGGCATCGTTGCCAATCTCATTGCCAAGCTAGAATTCTTCAATCCGATCGCCTCGGTCAAGGACCGCATCGGCGTGGCGATGATCGAAGCGCTGGAGGCAGCCGGCAAGATTTCACCCGGCAAGACGACGCTGGTCGAACCGACCTCGGGCAATACCGGCATCGCGCTTGCCTTCGCCGCCGCCGCCAAGGGCTACAAGCTGATCCTGACCATGCCGGAGACGATGTCGGTCGAGCGCAGAAAAATGCTGGCGCTGCTCGGCGCCGAACTGGTGCTGACCGAAGGCCCGAAAGGCATGAAGGGCGCCATCGCCAAGGCCGACGAACTGGCCGCGACGATCCCCAACGCCATCATCCCGCAGCAATTCGAAAACCCCGCCAATCCGGAAATCCATCGCACGACGACGGCCGAGGAGATCTGGAATGACACTCAGGGCGAGGTCGACATCTTCGTCGCCGGCATCGGCACCGGCGGCACCATCACCGGCGTCGGCCAGGTGCTGAAGAAGCGCAAGCCCTCGGTACAGATCGTCGCGGTCGAGCCGGAAGCCTCGCCGGTGCTGTCGGGTGGCCAGCCCGGCCCGCACAAGATCCAGGGCATCGGCGCCGGCTTCGCGCCAAAAATCCTCGACACAACGATCTATGACGAGATCGTCAAGGTCTCGAATGAGGATTCGGTCGCCAATGCGCGTCTCGTCGCCCGCCTTGAAGGCGTGCCGGTCGGCATCTCATCGGGCGCTGCCCTGCAGGCGGCGATCGTCGTCGGCTCGCGGCCGGAGAACAAGGGCAAGACCCTGGTGGTGATCATCCCGTCCTTCGCCGAACGCTATCTGTCGACGATCCTGTTCGAAGGACTGGGGGCCTGA
- a CDS encoding YciI family protein: MRYILLINGDEAALAKTPVEQLQQMSAAYTAYTEALKKSGVWLAGERLRPTQATTSVRIADGKTHVIDGPYADTKEQLAGFYMIEAADIDTAIEWAARCPAASTGTVELRPIWELADYMPQK, encoded by the coding sequence ATGCGATACATACTTTTGATCAACGGCGACGAAGCCGCACTGGCGAAAACGCCGGTCGAGCAGCTCCAGCAGATGAGCGCGGCCTATACCGCCTATACCGAAGCCTTGAAGAAATCCGGCGTATGGCTGGCCGGCGAGCGGCTGCGTCCCACCCAGGCGACCACCTCGGTGCGGATCGCGGACGGCAAGACCCACGTGATCGACGGCCCCTATGCCGACACCAAGGAGCAGCTTGCCGGCTTCTACATGATCGAGGCGGCCGACATCGATACTGCCATCGAATGGGCGGCACGCTGTCCGGCGGCCAGCACCGGCACTGTCGAGCTGCGGCCGATCTGGGAGTTGGCCGACTACATGCCCCAGAAATGA
- a CDS encoding ArsR/SmtB family transcription factor — MREGPDIARIASLVGDPARANMLNALMGGTALTASELALEAGVSLPTASSHLSKLMEGGLLTLASQGRHRYYGLAGPQVAGMIEAITGVAEAVGPKRVRPGPRDGAMRVARVCYDHLAGEQAVAMLDRLVEKDILVRDDKEIRLGPSAASHFAAIGIEVGAKPRRPVCRACLDWSVRRSHLAGTLGAAILDKILLEKWARREKDSRAVVFSSPGKQAFERVFLG, encoded by the coding sequence ATGCGTGAAGGACCCGACATCGCCCGCATTGCCAGCCTGGTCGGCGACCCGGCCCGCGCCAACATGCTGAACGCGCTGATGGGCGGCACGGCGCTGACGGCGAGCGAACTGGCGCTGGAAGCCGGCGTGTCGCTGCCGACCGCCTCTTCGCATCTGTCGAAACTGATGGAGGGCGGACTGCTGACCTTGGCCAGCCAGGGCAGGCACCGCTATTACGGCCTCGCCGGGCCGCAAGTGGCGGGCATGATCGAAGCCATCACCGGTGTCGCGGAAGCCGTTGGCCCCAAGCGTGTGCGGCCGGGTCCGCGCGATGGCGCCATGCGCGTGGCGCGTGTCTGCTACGATCACCTCGCCGGCGAGCAGGCGGTGGCGATGCTCGATCGTCTAGTCGAGAAAGACATACTGGTGCGTGACGACAAGGAGATCAGGCTCGGGCCGTCGGCAGCCTCGCATTTCGCGGCCATCGGCATCGAGGTCGGCGCCAAACCGAGGCGGCCCGTCTGCCGCGCCTGCCTCGACTGGAGCGTGCGCCGCTCGCATCTCGCCGGCACGCTAGGCGCCGCCATCCTCGACAAGATCCTGTTGGAGAAATGGGCAAGGCGGGAGAAGGACAGCCGAGCAGTGGTGTTTTCGTCACCGGGCAAGCAGGCGTTCGAGAGGGTGTTTTTGGGCTGA
- a CDS encoding glutathione S-transferase family protein, with product MYKLYTRPGSGGFVVEAALALANAPFEQIDVPKSDRPDPAFLDISPLNQVPVLTLPDGSSMTESAAICILLAERHPDAGLAPAVDAPARAEFLRWMAFMSSVLYPAVLRLYYAYRYTADADGTKAVKQAAIAEMDRGFAVLDAALRGRDWLVGEAMSLADIYLVMLVAWHPDIDRARAAWPNIERLWARLRDHALLKTLNISHEMWPV from the coding sequence ATGTACAAGCTCTACACCCGTCCGGGCAGCGGCGGCTTCGTCGTCGAGGCGGCGCTGGCGCTGGCGAACGCGCCATTCGAACAAATCGACGTGCCGAAATCCGACCGGCCCGATCCGGCCTTCCTCGACATCAGCCCGCTGAACCAGGTGCCGGTGCTGACCTTGCCGGACGGCAGCTCGATGACCGAATCGGCGGCAATCTGCATCCTGCTTGCCGAGCGCCATCCCGATGCCGGCCTGGCGCCGGCGGTCGACGCGCCGGCCCGCGCCGAGTTCCTGCGCTGGATGGCCTTCATGTCGTCGGTGCTCTACCCGGCGGTGCTGCGGCTCTACTACGCCTATCGCTACACGGCCGACGCCGACGGCACGAAAGCCGTCAAGCAGGCGGCAATCGCCGAGATGGACCGCGGCTTCGCCGTTCTCGATGCCGCCTTGCGCGGCCGTGACTGGCTGGTCGGCGAGGCGATGTCGCTGGCCGATATCTATCTCGTCATGCTGGTGGCGTGGCATCCCGACATCGATCGCGCCCGCGCGGCATGGCCAAACATTGAACGTCTATGGGCCCGGCTGCGCGACCATGCGTTGCTGAAGACGCTCAACATTTCGCACGAGATGTGGCCCGTCTAG
- a CDS encoding NIPSNAP family protein, producing MTITCFIRYEIDPFGKAAFEEYARNWGQAIPRCGADLIGYYAPHEGSATTAYAAYNIESLAAYEAYRARLAADPAGKANYEFAKRERFILKEDRMFLRHVSGPHAKLVLP from the coding sequence ATGACCATCACCTGCTTCATCCGCTATGAGATCGACCCGTTCGGCAAGGCTGCCTTCGAGGAGTATGCCCGCAACTGGGGACAGGCCATTCCGCGCTGCGGCGCCGATCTGATCGGCTATTACGCTCCGCATGAAGGATCGGCGACGACGGCCTATGCCGCCTACAACATCGAAAGCCTGGCAGCCTACGAAGCCTATCGTGCGCGGCTTGCCGCCGATCCCGCCGGCAAGGCAAACTATGAGTTCGCCAAGCGTGAACGATTCATCCTCAAGGAGGACCGCATGTTTCTAAGGCACGTCTCGGGACCACACGCAAAACTGGTGCTGCCGTGA